GGCGTTGACGCGTGGAGGAGACAGTCGTTGTGGTGGCACTCGATTTGGCGATCGTGATTGGGTGTGGGTATCTGCCTCCCACGACAACTATATGGGTGAAATGTCATCAAACCACACATTCACCCACATGATCACCTGTGATCGATTCAGTGACAAGCCAGCGCTACAGTCACTACACACCCGACCGCACGAAAGTCGTACCGCCGACATGAAAATGGGAGTCTCGTACTATGGCAGCGCGATAGCGGGCACGACTCCCCTCGCACTCCGAGTCTGTGTCACCCGGTTCCTCCTCAAACGACATTTGCGTGAAAAAGTCACACACCTATGCCCCGTCACGGCGTAGAGACCATAGAACGTGATTATAGAATGTCACTAGAGGTATCCACGATAGGCGACGAAGCACTCGAGGAACTTTCCGGGACACTGCGTGGGTCCCTCATGCGCCCAGACGACGAGGGCTACGACGAGGCACGGACGGTCTGGAACGCGATGATCGACGAACGCCAAGCGGTTACCGTTCGATGCGCCGGCGGGGCCGTCGAGGACGACGCGCTCACGATCGACCTCTCGCCGGTGAAATCCGTCCGGGTCGATCCGGATGCGAAGACGGCTCGCGTCGAACCGGCTGTCGTGCTCGAGGAACTGGACCACGAGACCCAGCAATTCGGACTTGCCAGGCCCGTGAGGTACAACTCCACGACCGGAATTGCCGGGCTGACGCT
The DNA window shown above is from Haloarcula halobia and carries:
- a CDS encoding FAD-binding protein, encoding MRPDDEGYDEARTVWNAMIDERQAVTVRCAGGAVEDDALTIDLSPVKSVRVDPDAKTARVEPAVVLEELDHETQQFGLARPVRYNSTTGIAGLTLGGGGGWLSRKHGLTGDTLISAHVVTADGELGHANLVPEDVGDRQATYGENYDRLVQVKNEWDPENRFRLTHNVEPRAEA